ttttttgtatgtCTGCGCGAAATATACCAAGCCAAGAGCAGGCTGCACAGGATCCAGTCCCTCAGTTCCAACTCATAGTCAGTACCGACAACTCGGGTTCATCGGTGCGGGACCACTTGGCAAACGAACGAGGCCTGCTGGCGTATATGAGAACCGCACTGAACTATTTTACTGTCTCAATAAGTGCCATTCAGCTGTTTAAACGATCAATTATCGAGCAGCTAATTAGTCCAACGCCGGACTATAGCCGGCTTGCAAAAGACCAGAATTTTTACGAAACTCTTGTGAGACCCTGGACCGTGATTATGTCTTGTTTGGGACTAATATTCATTGTCACCAATGTGGGAAGGTTTGTGGTGAATTCTAATCACTTGACCTACTACAATAGCTTTGGGATCGATGGCACAGTGATTCCCCTAATCTTTCTCATAATGATAGGTCTCGATGTTTACCTGATCTACAAAATAGCTTCGCTAGATTTTTCCGCTTAATGAcataatttaatttatttattttacaATTTGATGCAATACACTGTTTTAAGTCCATCTGGTGCCGTAGCCAGAGACCATCTGTCCAATGAGCGCACTATGCTTGCGTATTTACGGACTTCGATGAGCTTTCTATCGCTTGGAGTCGGAGTGGTCCGACTTGCCAAGTACGCAATCATCAATCCGTTAAAGCCTTTAAATCTTGAAAAGTACCCAGAAATGTTGCGCCACGACTACTACATAGCCACAACATATGCAAAGCCTCTGGGAGCTCTGAGCTTGGCGGCTGCTCTTTTGACGCTTGCCTTTGGCATGGCTCGATACTGCATTATGTTCAATCGGATTGTCAACTCTGAGCGATTCCAAAACGGTGCAATACCAGCTTTTGCCATTTCTCTCTTCGTTCTACCGGTAAGTCTTATCAGCCGCGGCTGTGCAAATTTCATTGCGTAATTTACTAACATCTTAGATTTTCTCCATAGTGATCATATTCGTTGCTAAATTATAGCCATGGTTCAACTCTTGAACTTCCAATGGCTAAATAGAGCAACTCAATTTGGATCCTGTCTTCTTGAAAACAAGGGCCAGGTCGCCCGCGATCATCTGGCCTCAGAACGCACTTTCCTTGCTTGGCTCCGAACGTCGCTTACTTTCGCAAGCTTGGGAGTGTATGTGACACAGCTACTGGCCATGGGAGAGGCCAAGAGTCCTGGCTCTTCTACGACAAGGCTTGGAAAGGCTCTAGGGCTGTCTTTTATAGTTATGGCAATGGTCTCAGTGCTTATTGGGTGCGTGCGCTTTTTTATCGCCCAATCTATGCTTCGCAATGGAAAGTTCCCTGTCGCACACGTTGCACCATACTTTGTGTACGGCGTGACTGGTCTGCTGTCGGTCGCTTTGTTTGTAGTTCTGATGAGATAGACGGTATGGAATATATTTTATATCACGTGATGTCGTGTAAGGGCTTCGTACAAATTTTTATTCTTTTTTTCAAAAGGCGAACTGTTTTTTTAGTTAACCTAATTATTGCAAAATGGTAAGTAGCAACATGCTCTCAAACGACTAACTGTGTCAGGGAAAAGTCCACGGATCGCTTGCACGTGCCGGTAAGGTTAAGTCTCAAACTCCAAAGGTCGAGAAGACCgagaagccaaagaagccaaagGGAAGAGCATACAAGAGACTGTTGTACACCAAGAGATTTGTCAACGTTGCCAACACCCCAGGTGGAAAGAGAAGAATGAACCCAGGTCCATCCTCCAAATAACTTCAGTGAGGTTCATAGCTATTGGTATTAATGAATTTGATACATATTTACAGGTATCCTAGCAGCCGGAGGCAATAATCAACGAGAATACCGAGCCAGAAAGTGTGACCAGTTTTGATGTTCTCTCGGAACCAGAACCCGCAGCTTTTGGGGTCGTCCAGGTCCACCAGCTGAGTCATTCTCAAGAGGCGGTATGCGCCGTATGCTGCTCCGAAATAAAACCCAGGTCCCATTCCGGCAAGGAATCCGCTCAACGTGTAGCATCCCATCTGGGCGGCGGTGAGGCCATGGAAGATGGTCTT
This portion of the Ogataea parapolymorpha DL-1 chromosome IV, whole genome shotgun sequence genome encodes:
- a CDS encoding putative membrane protein, whose product is MQYTVLSPSGAVARDHLSNERTMLAYLRTSMSFLSLGVGVVRLAKYAIINPLKPLNLEKYPEMLRHDYYIATTYAKPLGALSLAAALLTLAFGMARYCIMFNRIVNSERFQNGAIPAFAISLFVLPIFSIVIIFVAKL